Proteins found in one Orcinus orca chromosome 11, mOrcOrc1.1, whole genome shotgun sequence genomic segment:
- the CCER1 gene encoding coiled-coil domain-containing glutamate-rich protein 1 — translation MTQPLDRKEDPLNLGHGGASSAPLSTWSSCHRRLRGAPVYRQWHRYGPKAEYEPPRKQPKQQHGSGPWFQPPRRPSWAVCSNWGRWGGPWHPPPEGFWKPPGRVQVIRVYGLHPFCLCCCSCWRSPWNPGWARPPARKKHWGRRGRGLRRDPRRSFQRSPSEDLSTLLRPVNLCGWREPGLRAPRNTTQFIMNQIYEDMRQQEALRAQQAQAGGTASAAGSFGNDAASSGGEEDAELRATLYSFGQNPSLAFSPDPDEENQSPSPQPVEEEERNEEEEEKCGEEECDCKELESEEEDAEGEDEEEAEEPDSVEEGAEGEEHEEEGEGLEEEEQREEENRLSLEMPLSTLVGAEEETENFINCTY, via the coding sequence TGCCATCGAAGGCTCAGGGGCGCTCCGGTTTACAGGCAGTGGCATCGCTATGGTCCCAAGGCCGAGTATGAGCCCCCAAGGAAACAGCCGAAGCAACAGCACGGCTCAGGACCTTGGTTCCAGCCACCCAGACGTCCCTCTTGGGCCGTGTGTTCTAATTGGGGGCGCTGGGGAGGACCCTGGCACCCACCTCCGGAGGGATTCTGGAAGCCCCCTGGCCGGGTGCAAGTGATCCGGGTGTACGGCCTGCACCCATTCTGCCtttgctgctgctcctgctggcGCAGCCCCTGGAACCCCGGCTGGGCGAGGCCCCCGGCCCGGAAGAAGCACTGGGGCCGCCGGGGCCGCGGCCTGCGCCGCGACCCTCGCCGCTCCTTCCAGAGGAGCCCTTCAGAGGATCTGAGCACGCTGCTGCGGCCGGTCAATCTGTGCGGGTGGCGGGAACCCGGCCTGCGGGCACCGCGGAACACCACCCAGTTCATCATGAACCAGATCTACGAGGATATGCGGCAGCAGGAGGCACTGCGGGCGCAGCAGGCCCAGGCGGGCGGCACCGCATCCGCAGCCGGCTCCTTCGGAAACGATGCGGCCTCCAGCGGTGGCGAGGAAGACGCGGAGCTGCGGGCAACTTTGTATAGCTTTGGGCAGAATCCCTCTCTAGCCTTCAGTCCGGACCCGGATGAGGAAAACCAGTCTCCAAGCCCACAGCCggtagaggaagaggagagaaatgaggaggaggaggagaagtgtGGCGAGGAGGAGTGTGACTGCAAGGAGTTGGAGAGCGAGGAGGAGGACGCAGAGGGCGAGGATGAAGAGGAGGCCGAAGAACCTGACTCCGTGGAGgagggggcggagggggaggagcatgaagaggaaggggaggggctggaggaggaagagcagagggaggaagagaaccGTTTGTCTCTGGAAATGCCTTTATCAACCTTAGTGGGGGctgaagaagagacagagaactTTATAAACTGTACTTATTGA